One Ranitomeya variabilis isolate aRanVar5 chromosome 5, aRanVar5.hap1, whole genome shotgun sequence DNA window includes the following coding sequences:
- the LOC143773447 gene encoding lamina-associated polypeptide 2, isoforms alpha/zeta-like encodes MEDSDPQELQPGQQRRTKSTRSGSSSRSTRRSRSATKTDTPSQAPSLTGPPPPEPGKKSLEKRKNRVCPTCDKALPVTWEKKLCKSCIQSLLCEETPDFASELKNVIRSEVQNALLSSKKEVKRVKESVHSHSARLSSENADSDDSKSPLSSSEEESGRHCFPLEEVDSLVRAVRATMGVEEPKPDKTAQDVMFGGLGQKKRRTFPLNPNVQTLIKREWEKPDRRNSSVPSLKRKYPFEDEASSFWDKAPKLDVAVAKASKKFALPFEDMGTLKDPLDKKADTFLKGAWESAGGSLRPAVAATCTSRSLMVWIDQLESQIKDGLPRKQLLDSFPAMRAAAAFLADSSADSVRLTSKAAALSNAARRTLWLKSWPGDLQTKLKLCSIPSTKRPSAPQEKRPSFKLAYS; translated from the exons atggaggacagcgatccacaggaGCTGCAGCCAGGACAGCAGCGCCGCACAAAGAGCACCAGGAGTGGATCCAGCAGCCGTTCCACACGGCGTAGCAGATCAGCTACGAAGACTGATACTCCGTCTCAAGCGCCTTCCTTAACAGGCCCgccccctccagaaccg ggtaagaagagcctggagaaaaggAAAAATAGGGTCTGCCCTACCTGTGACAAAGCTTTACCAgtaacctgggagaaaaagctttgcaagtcatgcatccagagcttactatgtgaggagacccccgacttcgcctctgaacttaaaaatgtaatcaggtctgaggttcagaatgcccttctATCCTCCAAAAAAGAGGTGAAGAGGGTGAAGGAGTCGGTACATTCCCACTCGGCCCGATTATCATCCGAAAATGCTGATTCGGACGATTCAAAATCCCCCCTATCCTCTTCTGAGGAAGAGTCTGGCcgacattgcttcccactagaagaagtggattccttagtgagagcagttagggctactatgggggtagaggaacccaaacccgacaaaacggcccaagatgtgatgtttggaggtctgggacaaaaaaagagaaGGACTTTTCCCCTAAATCCTAATGTCCAAACATTAATTAAAAGGGAATGGGAGAAACCAGATAGAAGAAATTCctcggtaccctcccttaaaagaaaatatcccttcgaggatgaggcttcctctttctgggataaggcaccaaaactagatgttgcagtggccaaagcctcgaaaaaatttgcgctgccattcgaggacatgggtaccctcaaagacccattAGATAAAAAAGCGGACACTTTCCTCAAGGGGGCATGGGAATCAgctgggggtagcctgagacctgcagttgcagctacttgcacctcaagatcccttatggtgtggatcgaccagctggaaagtcagattaaagacgggttacccagaaaacaattgctggattcattccctgcaatgagagcagcagcagcgttcctggcggactcctcggcggactctgtacgcctaacatctaaggccgctgctctttccaacgctgccagaagaaccttgtggctaaagagctggccgggggatctacaaacaaaattaaaattatgttctatcccat CTACCAAGAGGCCTTCAGCCCCTCAAGAGAAGAGACCATCCTTCAAGCTGGCTTACTCTTAG